In Longimicrobium sp., a single genomic region encodes these proteins:
- a CDS encoding PadR family transcriptional regulator, with protein MTRNRTDVLQGTLGMLVLRTLKVRGRLHGYAISSDIQRVSAELLRVEEGSLYPALHRMEQEGWITSEWGMTEKNRQARFYSLTPAGEARLAQEQESWARLTAGVHRVLGFA; from the coding sequence ATGACACGGAACCGCACGGACGTACTCCAGGGGACGCTGGGGATGCTGGTGCTGCGCACGCTCAAGGTGCGCGGCCGCCTGCACGGCTACGCCATCAGCTCAGACATCCAGCGCGTCTCCGCCGAGCTGCTTCGCGTGGAGGAAGGGTCGCTCTACCCCGCGCTGCACCGCATGGAGCAGGAGGGGTGGATCACCAGCGAGTGGGGGATGACGGAGAAGAACCGCCAGGCGCGGTTCTACTCGCTGACGCCGGCCGGCGAGGCGCGGCTGGCGCAGGAGCAGGAGAGCTGGGCACGCCTCACCGCGGGCGTGCACCGGGTGCTGGGGTTTGCGTGA